One window of the Lepidochelys kempii isolate rLepKem1 chromosome 23, rLepKem1.hap2, whole genome shotgun sequence genome contains the following:
- the POLR1G gene encoding DNA-directed RNA polymerase I subunit RPA34 isoform X1 yields the protein MVQAGTVPSPSRRRAGDRAPPCQAKLPRFQCPPDFSPSPFAPGTPFAPEELRGPSKELWLIRAPADFSPDSLDGCAVPLVGFQTLKTKFDRTQRVFDIHSTLGELGSPSLLVSSTHSGQLSCAASFHGCMRICERFGDPSSRSPGQAVAARPPLQVPEGLRQRFLPFGGSPKQRCPEATTSTPVTDVLGSARKKKKKKRVKEEPVELLVSIKQEPPEEPWGWGSSDPGPKPPGGEDDGLRGAEGPTLGHLSPKHKKKKKKHKYEALEGAVWPGKAELLDPSFIKQEPACSQE from the exons ATGGTCCAGGCCGGGACCGTACCAAGCCCCAGCAGGCGCAGAGCCGGAGATCGCGCTCCCCCCTGCCAGGCCA AGCTGCCGCGGTTCCAGTGCCCCCCGGATTTCTCCCCGAGCCCCTTCGCCCCCGGGACGCCCTTCGCCCCCGAGGAGCTGCGGGGCCCCTCCAAGGAGCTGTGGCTGATCCGAGCGCCGGCTGATTTCAGCCCGGACAG CCTGGATGGCTGCGCTGTGCCCCTGGTCGGGTTCCAGACGCTGAAGACAAAGTTTGATAGGACGCAGCGGGTCTTTGACATCCACAGTACCTTGGGGGAGCTGGGCAGTCCCTCCCTGCTAGTGTCCTCCACCCATTCTGGCCAGCTCTCCTGCGCAGCCTCCTTCCACGGCTGCATGCGCATCTGCGAGAGATTTGGGGatcccagcagcaggagccctggCCAGGCCGTCGCAGCCAGGCCTCCCCTCCAGGTCCCAGAAGGCCTCCGGCAGCGTTTCCTGCCCTTTGGGGGCAGCCCAAAGCAACGATGCCCAGAGGCCACCACATCCACGCCAGTGACAGATGTGCTGGGGTCTgccaggaagaagaagaagaaaaagagagtGAAAGAGGAGCCTGTGGAGCTGCTGGTGTCGATAAAGCAGGAGCCTCCCGaggagccctggggctgggggagtaGTGATCCTGGCCCTAAACCCCCCGGAGGGGAGGATGATGGCttgaggggggcagaggggcccacTCTGGGGCATCTGAGCCCCAagcacaagaagaagaaaaagaagcacAAATACGAGGCTCTGGAGGGGGCAGTCTGGCCAGGCAAGgccgagctgctggaccccaGCTTCATAAAGCAGGAGCCTGCGTGTTCCCAGGAGTGA
- the POLR1G gene encoding DNA-directed RNA polymerase I subunit RPA34 isoform X2, whose amino-acid sequence MERVALGELPRFQCPPDFSPSPFAPGTPFAPEELRGPSKELWLIRAPADFSPDSLDGCAVPLVGFQTLKTKFDRTQRVFDIHSTLGELGSPSLLVSSTHSGQLSCAASFHGCMRICERFGDPSSRSPGQAVAARPPLQVPEGLRQRFLPFGGSPKQRCPEATTSTPVTDVLGSARKKKKKKRVKEEPVELLVSIKQEPPEEPWGWGSSDPGPKPPGGEDDGLRGAEGPTLGHLSPKHKKKKKKHKYEALEGAVWPGKAELLDPSFIKQEPACSQE is encoded by the exons ATGGAGCGGGTGGCGCTGGGGG AGCTGCCGCGGTTCCAGTGCCCCCCGGATTTCTCCCCGAGCCCCTTCGCCCCCGGGACGCCCTTCGCCCCCGAGGAGCTGCGGGGCCCCTCCAAGGAGCTGTGGCTGATCCGAGCGCCGGCTGATTTCAGCCCGGACAG CCTGGATGGCTGCGCTGTGCCCCTGGTCGGGTTCCAGACGCTGAAGACAAAGTTTGATAGGACGCAGCGGGTCTTTGACATCCACAGTACCTTGGGGGAGCTGGGCAGTCCCTCCCTGCTAGTGTCCTCCACCCATTCTGGCCAGCTCTCCTGCGCAGCCTCCTTCCACGGCTGCATGCGCATCTGCGAGAGATTTGGGGatcccagcagcaggagccctggCCAGGCCGTCGCAGCCAGGCCTCCCCTCCAGGTCCCAGAAGGCCTCCGGCAGCGTTTCCTGCCCTTTGGGGGCAGCCCAAAGCAACGATGCCCAGAGGCCACCACATCCACGCCAGTGACAGATGTGCTGGGGTCTgccaggaagaagaagaagaaaaagagagtGAAAGAGGAGCCTGTGGAGCTGCTGGTGTCGATAAAGCAGGAGCCTCCCGaggagccctggggctgggggagtaGTGATCCTGGCCCTAAACCCCCCGGAGGGGAGGATGATGGCttgaggggggcagaggggcccacTCTGGGGCATCTGAGCCCCAagcacaagaagaagaaaaagaagcacAAATACGAGGCTCTGGAGGGGGCAGTCTGGCCAGGCAAGgccgagctgctggaccccaGCTTCATAAAGCAGGAGCCTGCGTGTTCCCAGGAGTGA